The proteins below come from a single Sander vitreus isolate 19-12246 chromosome 15, sanVit1, whole genome shotgun sequence genomic window:
- the trap1 gene encoding heat shock protein 75 kDa, mitochondrial, translating to MSRCLALARFALGSSQRTNSRLTSCARGLSSRITSRSFTRDLQVGQQQRWSSRPKVWSSQRSCLDFSQQSYYSTQEAEKEPEEEPLHTIISDTESVQGSLSKHEFQAETKKLLDIVARSLYSEKEVFIRELISNGSDALEKLRHKLVTAGGETAQMEIHLQTDGAKGTFTIQDTGVGMNQEELVANLGTIARSGSKAFLDALQNQAEASSTIIGQFGVGFYSSFMVADRVDVYSRSAEPDAPGYKWSSDGSGVFEIAEASGVQQGTKIVLHLKDDCKEFSAEDRVKDVVTKYSNFVSFPIFLNGRRLNTLQALWMMEPKEISDWQHEEFYRYVAQAYDKPRYTLHYRADAPLNIRSIFYVPDTKPSMFDVSREMGSSVALFSRKVLIQTKATDILPKWLRFLRGVVDSEDIPLNLSRELLQESALIRKLRDVLQQRVIRFLLDQSKKEPEKYNKFFEDYGLFMREGIVTTQEQDVKEDIAKLLRFESSALPAGQHTNLMEYSSRMKAGTRNIYYLCAPNRHLAEHSPYYEAMKQKDMEVLFCYEQFDELTLLHLREFDKKKMISVETDIVVDHYKEEKFEDSKPASERLTQEQADDLISWMKNALGPRVTNIKLTPRLDTHPAMITVLEMGAARHFLRTQQLARTPEERAQILQPTLEINAGHDLIKKLQALKDTNSELAGLLLEQIYDNAMITAGLNDDPRPMISRLNDLLTKALEKH from the exons ATGTCCCGCTGTCTCGCGCTGGCTCGGTTCGCCCTCGGTTCCTCTCAGAGGACCAACTCACGGCTAACGTCATGTGCACGAGGGCTGAGCAGCCGAATTACCTCACGCTCCTTCACCAGAG ACCTGCAGGTTGGGCAGCAGCAGAGGTGGAGCAGTCGGCCCAAAGTGTGGAGCTCCCAGCGGTCCTGTCTCGACTTCAGCCAGCAGTCTTATTACAGCACCCAGGAGGCAGAGAAAGAGCCTGAAGAGGAGCCTCTGCACACTATCATCAGTGATACAGAGTCTGTTCAAG GTAGCTTGTCCAAACATGAATTTCAGGCTGAGACGAAAAAACTGCTGGACATTGTTGCCAGGTCCTTGTATTCAGAGAAAGAG GTGTTTATCAGGGAGCTGATCTCCAACGGCAGTGACGCTCTGGAAAAACTGCGCCACAAACTAGTGACAGCAGGTGGTGAAACAGCTCAGATGGAGATCCACCTGCAGACCGATGGTGCCAAGGGCACCTTCACCATTCAG GACACAGGAGTAGGGATGAACCAAGAGGAGCTGGTGGCCAACCTGGGAACTATCGCCCGCTCCGGTTCCAAG GCATTTTTGGATGCCCTGCAGAACCAGGCAGAGGCCAGCAGCACCATCATTGGTCAGTTTGGTGTGGGATTCTACTCTTCCTTCATGGTGGCTGACCGTGTTGACGTCTACTCGCGGTCCGCTGAGCCCGACGCACCCGGATACAAGTGGTCCTCAGACgg CTCCGGAGTTTTTGAGATCGCTGAAGCCAGTGGTGTTCAACAGGGAACAAAGATCGTGCTGCACCTCAAAGACGACTGCAAGGAGTTTTCCGCTGAGGACAGAGTTAAAG atgttgtaacaAAGTACAGCAACTTTGTCAGCTTCCCCATCTTCCTGAACGGACGGAGGCTCAACACACTGCAG GCTTTGTGGATGATGGAGCCTAAGGAAATTAGTGACTGGCAGCATGAGGAGTTCTACCGTTACGTCGCCCAAGCCTACGACAAGCCTCGCTACACGCTGCACTACCGTGCCGACGCCCCGCTCAACATCCGGAGCATCTTTTATGTCCCTGACACG AAGCCGAGCATGTTTGATGTGAGCAGGGAGATGGGCTCCAGTGTGGCTCTGTTCAGCAGGAAGGTCCTGATCCAGACCAAAGCGACTGACATCTTGCCCAAGTGGCTGCGCTTCCTCCGAG gtgtggtGGACAGCGAGGACATCCCGCTGAATCTGAGCAGAGAGCTGTTGCAGGAGAGCGCCCTCATCAG GAAGCTCCGTGACGTGTTGCAGCAGAGGGTGATCCGCTTCCTGCTGGACCAGAGCAAGAAGGAGCCAGAGAAGTACAACAAGTTCTTTGAGGACTACGGCCTCTTCATGAGGGAGGGCATCGTCACCACTCAGGAACAAGACGTCAAG GAGGATATTGCAAAGCTGTTGAGGTTTGAGTCTTCTGCTCTGCCAGCGGGCCAGCACACCAATCTGATGGAGTACTCCTCCCGCATGAAGGCTGGCACACGCAACATCTACTACCTGTGCGCCCCCAACCGCCATCTTGCAGAGCACTCCCCCTACTATGAGGCCATGAAACAGAAAGACATGGAG GTGCTGTTCTGCTACGAGCAGTTTGATGAGCTGACCCTGCTCCACCTCAGGGAGTTCGACAAGAAGAAGATGATCTCCGTGGAGACTGACATCGTGGTGGATCATTACAAAGAGGAGAAGTTTGAAGACAGCAAGCCCG CCTCTGAGCGCCTGACGCAGGAGCAGGCCGATGACCTGATCTCCTGGATGAAGAATGCCTTGGGCCCCCGAGTCACCAACATAAAG CTGACTCCACGCCTGGACACCCACCCAGCTATGATCACAGTGCTGGAAATGGGTGCTGCACGCCACTTCCTCCGCACCCAGCAACTGGCTCGCACTCCTGAGGAGAGGGCTCAGATACTGCAGCCCACACTGGAGATCAATGCAGG ACATGATCTGATCAAGAAGTTGCAGGCACTGAAGGACACAAACTCTGAACTGGCTGGACTGCTACTGGAACAG ATCTATGATAACGCCATGATCACAGCAGGCCTGAACGACGATCCCCGACCGATGATTTCCCGCCTTAACGACCTGCTGACTAAAGCTCTGGAGAAGCACTGA